A portion of the Microbaculum marinisediminis genome contains these proteins:
- a CDS encoding DUF4082 domain-containing protein, protein MRHRIFTYFGLLFALLLIFASAEAKKPIELKKFGAEFTVSKDGYRPDVAELNDGGFVVVWRAGSPNGVKAQRYNSQGKKVGETLDVLRESQEFLNPVVAGLATGGFVVAYEYDDGSGLGVYVQRFTADGERAGEPARANTYRLNDQYYPTIAGLKDGSFAVVWNSRYQDQAYTAIIGRLFSKTGVPKGGEFRVDTTYPNFSHEYPAVGALNSGGFVVAWNANGAIRAQRYTSRGRKRGKGFLVDASDATALLSPNLDGGHADGGDGVQGAQSIPDVAGIAKNRFVITRQAAGEDGDDDRSGVFVHRYKRNGRPTGDQIVVNKKAAGFQGNHTVTGLNNGGFAIVWGGENGVRGQIFNAKAKKTRKAFKINKSAAPSGALPAIAAYGQTGFVAVWWSGDGIKGRRFGGLQEPGKDGKRGIKNGTKTGAQSDGAGPDQGAGTVSVIETSHLNRIALENELPGTPRSVWGVDDDGDENIQGFPTDISVNVGETVDFKINTDSTDYRIDIYRIGYYGGDGARLVDTMVRQLAQPQVQPAPLVEAARGLVDAGNWAVSASWTVPTDAVSGIYFARLERQDATPGVSMMPFIVRDDAASTDIVFQTSDTTWHAYNAWGGASLYENQLQGGVDSRGYAVSYNRPYKINTSVYGGPWDYIFTGEYAAIRWLERNGYDVSYISGVDVARSGNLLLNHKVFLSVGHDEYWSAEQRANVEAARDAGVNLAFWSGNTSFWKTRWEPSIDGSGTDFRTLITYKETRANTDIDPSPIATGTWRDPRFQDPGQEPENSLMGTMFTVDSYRTDMLDIPYEMSRFRFWNNTSVAGLQPGQTATLLPPLLGYEWDSDVDNGYRPAGLVNLSASTVSVNSYLRDYGLTTGDNPAVPHSLTMYRAPSGALVFSAATVYWAFGLDTEHDADQMPADPDIRQAMVNMFADMGVQPTTLAPGLVPAVETTDLQAPASTISTPTAGAGFVEGERVTITGTAADAGGGRVAGVEVSVDGGETWFKATGREAWSFVWAVQEAGNYTIQSRAVDDSYRVETPSAGRQVTVTLPETSSLWTLSARPDQEAVMDYSPLELGVRFSASTSGTISAIRFYKGPLNIGTHIVRLWTGTGTLLASGTSTNEPYSGWQSVTLDTPVQINAGTTYVASYSSDGLYSTTSNYFSSTYTRGPLSVQAGGSVYAYGSSGTFPQFSYQNENYWVDVVFEPSEPSANQSPVAVNDSGFTTPQDTPLALSTVLLLANDSDPDGDTLTVTGVSAPSNGTVSLNSGTVTFTPATGYTGPAGFTYAISDGRGGTASATVALTVTTATPPGEGISLFAPTDTPAILADVDPSPVELGVKFTASTAGTVTAIRYYKSALDSGTHVGSLWTSTGTRLAQVTFTGETNSGWQQATLATPVPLTAGTTYVVSYHSNGRYPATANFFNSAHTNGPLTAPSSGSSGGNGVYLYGSGGFPTQTYSATNYWADIVFVPAAGSNQPPVAVNDGGFTTSQNTPLALSTATLLANDSDPDDDPLTVTGVSAPSNGTVSLNSGTVTFTPATGYSGPAGFTYTISDGQGGSASATVSLTVSPAPNQPPVAVNDSGFTTPQDTPLALSTGLLLANDSDPDGDPLTVTAVSAPSNGSVSLSSGTVTFTPATGYTGPAGFTYAISDGRGGTASATVALTVTTVTPPGEGISLFAPTDTPAILADVDPSPVELGVKFTTSTAGTVTAIRYYKSALDTGTHVGSLWTAGGTRLAQVIFTGETSSGWQQATLASPVPLTAGTTYVVSYHSNGRYPATANFFNGAHTNGPLTAPSSGSSGGNGVYLYGSGGFPTQTYNATNYWADIVFVPAVGSNQPPVAVNDSGFTTAQNTPLALSTATLLANDSDPDGDPLTVTGVSAPSNGTVSLNSGTVTFTPATGYSGPAGFTYTISDGQGGSASATVSLTVSPAANQPPVAVNDSGFTTSQDTPLALSTALLLANDSDPDGDPLTVTGVSAPSNGSVSLNSGTVTFTPATGYTGPAGFTYAISDGRGGTASATVSLTVSPAPNQPPVAVNDSGFATPQDTPLALLTALLLANDSDPDGDPLTVTGVSAPSNGTVSLNSGTVTFTPTTGYTGPAGFTYAISDGRGGSASATVALTVTTVTPPVEGVSLFAPTDTPAILSANDPSPVELGVKFTTSTAGAVTAIRYYKGTQDTGAHIGSLWTSTGTRLAQITFTGESSSGWQQATLASPVSLTAGATYVVSYHSNGGYAATLNYFTTARTSGPLTAPSSGSSGGNGVYLYGSGGFPTQTYNATNYWVDVVFEQSSSQSASLE, encoded by the coding sequence ATGCGGCATCGAATTTTCACATATTTCGGGCTGCTTTTCGCGCTCTTGCTGATATTCGCGTCTGCCGAAGCGAAGAAACCCATAGAACTGAAGAAATTCGGCGCCGAATTCACGGTTTCGAAAGACGGGTATCGCCCGGACGTGGCCGAGTTGAATGACGGCGGCTTCGTCGTTGTCTGGCGCGCCGGCTCCCCGAATGGCGTAAAGGCCCAACGCTACAATTCCCAAGGCAAGAAAGTCGGTGAGACACTCGACGTTCTCAGGGAGTCCCAGGAATTCCTGAATCCGGTCGTCGCAGGTCTGGCTACGGGCGGCTTCGTCGTCGCCTATGAGTACGACGACGGATCCGGGCTCGGCGTCTATGTCCAGCGCTTTACCGCCGACGGCGAGCGGGCCGGCGAACCCGCCCGGGCAAATACGTACAGGCTGAACGATCAGTACTATCCGACGATCGCGGGCCTAAAGGATGGCAGTTTCGCCGTTGTTTGGAACTCGCGCTATCAAGACCAGGCCTACACCGCAATCATCGGGCGGCTGTTTTCCAAGACCGGCGTCCCCAAGGGGGGCGAATTTCGCGTTGATACGACGTACCCAAATTTTTCGCATGAGTATCCGGCCGTCGGTGCGCTCAATAGCGGCGGTTTTGTCGTCGCGTGGAACGCCAACGGGGCGATTCGCGCTCAGCGCTACACCTCGCGCGGCAGAAAGCGCGGCAAGGGTTTCCTCGTCGATGCCTCCGATGCGACCGCCCTGCTCTCACCCAACCTCGACGGCGGCCATGCCGACGGCGGTGACGGCGTCCAGGGCGCCCAGAGCATTCCCGACGTCGCCGGGATCGCCAAGAACCGCTTTGTCATCACCCGCCAGGCGGCCGGTGAAGATGGTGACGACGACCGCTCAGGCGTGTTTGTCCATCGTTACAAACGGAACGGAAGGCCGACCGGCGACCAAATCGTGGTCAACAAAAAAGCCGCCGGATTCCAGGGCAACCATACCGTCACCGGTCTGAACAACGGCGGCTTCGCCATTGTTTGGGGGGGCGAGAACGGCGTTCGCGGCCAGATCTTCAACGCCAAGGCCAAGAAGACCCGCAAGGCCTTCAAGATCAACAAGTCGGCGGCCCCCTCCGGCGCGCTTCCCGCCATCGCCGCCTACGGGCAGACCGGCTTCGTCGCGGTCTGGTGGTCTGGCGACGGGATCAAGGGCCGGCGTTTCGGTGGACTGCAGGAGCCCGGCAAGGACGGCAAACGCGGGATCAAGAACGGTACGAAGACCGGGGCGCAGAGCGACGGCGCAGGTCCCGACCAGGGCGCCGGCACCGTTTCGGTGATCGAAACCTCCCACCTCAACCGGATCGCCCTGGAAAACGAGCTCCCGGGAACGCCGCGATCCGTCTGGGGCGTCGATGACGACGGCGACGAGAACATCCAGGGCTTTCCCACCGACATCAGCGTCAATGTGGGTGAGACGGTCGACTTCAAGATCAACACCGATTCGACCGACTACCGGATCGACATCTATCGGATCGGCTACTACGGCGGCGATGGCGCCAGGCTCGTCGACACCATGGTCAGGCAACTGGCGCAGCCTCAGGTGCAGCCGGCACCGCTTGTCGAGGCCGCCCGAGGACTTGTCGACGCCGGAAATTGGGCGGTTTCGGCGAGCTGGACGGTTCCGACGGATGCGGTGTCCGGCATCTACTTCGCCAGGCTTGAACGCCAGGACGCGACACCGGGCGTCAGCATGATGCCCTTCATCGTGCGCGATGACGCGGCGTCGACCGATATCGTCTTCCAGACCTCCGACACCACGTGGCATGCCTACAATGCCTGGGGCGGCGCCAGCCTGTATGAAAACCAGCTGCAGGGCGGGGTCGACAGCCGCGGCTATGCCGTTTCCTACAATCGGCCGTACAAGATCAACACGAGCGTCTATGGCGGGCCTTGGGACTACATCTTCACCGGCGAGTACGCGGCGATCCGCTGGCTGGAGCGGAACGGCTATGATGTCTCCTATATCTCCGGCGTCGACGTCGCGCGGTCGGGCAATCTCCTTCTGAACCACAAGGTTTTCCTCTCGGTCGGCCACGACGAATACTGGTCGGCCGAACAGCGCGCCAACGTCGAGGCCGCCCGGGATGCAGGGGTGAATCTCGCATTCTGGTCCGGCAACACGTCTTTCTGGAAGACGCGCTGGGAACCGAGCATCGACGGATCGGGAACCGACTTCCGTACGCTGATCACCTACAAGGAAACGAGAGCCAATACCGACATCGATCCAAGCCCGATCGCGACCGGTACGTGGCGCGATCCGCGGTTCCAGGACCCTGGCCAGGAGCCGGAAAACTCGTTGATGGGAACGATGTTCACCGTCGACAGCTACCGCACCGACATGCTCGACATCCCCTACGAGATGTCGCGGTTCCGGTTCTGGAACAACACGTCCGTCGCGGGGCTGCAGCCGGGGCAGACGGCGACGCTTCTTCCCCCCCTCCTCGGCTACGAGTGGGATTCCGACGTCGATAACGGCTATCGCCCGGCCGGCCTCGTAAACCTGTCCGCGTCGACGGTTTCCGTGAATTCCTATCTTCGCGACTACGGCCTGACCACCGGCGACAATCCAGCGGTCCCGCACAGCCTGACCATGTACCGCGCGCCAAGTGGAGCACTGGTCTTCAGCGCGGCGACCGTCTATTGGGCCTTCGGGCTCGATACCGAGCACGACGCCGACCAGATGCCGGCCGATCCCGACATCCGCCAGGCGATGGTCAACATGTTCGCCGACATGGGCGTCCAGCCGACCACGCTCGCCCCAGGGCTCGTTCCCGCCGTCGAAACGACCGATCTGCAGGCGCCGGCTTCCACGATCTCAACGCCTACGGCGGGTGCCGGTTTTGTCGAAGGCGAACGCGTCACCATCACCGGCACGGCCGCCGATGCGGGCGGCGGCAGGGTCGCTGGTGTCGAGGTCTCTGTCGATGGCGGCGAAACCTGGTTCAAGGCGACCGGCCGCGAAGCCTGGTCCTTTGTCTGGGCGGTGCAGGAGGCCGGAAACTACACGATCCAGTCGCGTGCCGTGGACGACAGTTACCGGGTCGAGACGCCGTCCGCCGGCCGGCAGGTCACCGTCACCCTGCCGGAGACTTCGAGCCTCTGGACGCTCTCGGCCAGGCCCGACCAAGAAGCCGTGATGGACTATTCGCCGCTGGAGTTGGGCGTACGCTTCAGCGCGTCGACCTCGGGGACCATTTCCGCAATCCGCTTCTACAAGGGGCCCTTGAACATAGGCACCCACATCGTTCGACTGTGGACGGGAACGGGCACCCTCCTCGCCTCCGGTACGTCAACGAATGAACCCTATAGCGGCTGGCAGAGCGTAACGCTGGATACGCCCGTCCAAATCAACGCCGGCACCACCTACGTCGCGTCCTATTCCTCGGACGGCCTCTATTCCACCACCAGCAACTACTTCAGCAGCACGTACACGCGCGGGCCGCTTTCGGTGCAGGCGGGCGGCAGCGTCTATGCCTACGGTTCCTCCGGCACGTTCCCGCAATTCAGCTATCAGAACGAAAACTACTGGGTCGATGTGGTCTTCGAGCCCAGCGAGCCAAGCGCCAATCAATCGCCGGTCGCGGTGAACGACAGTGGCTTCACGACGCCGCAGGACACGCCGCTGGCCCTGTCGACCGTGCTCCTGCTGGCCAACGACAGCGATCCGGACGGCGACACGCTCACCGTCACCGGCGTTTCGGCGCCGTCGAACGGCACGGTGTCGCTCAATTCCGGCACGGTCACGTTCACGCCCGCGACCGGCTATACAGGGCCTGCCGGCTTCACCTACGCGATTTCCGACGGGCGCGGCGGCACGGCATCGGCGACTGTGGCGCTGACAGTGACGACGGCAACGCCGCCAGGCGAAGGCATCAGCCTGTTCGCGCCGACCGATACCCCTGCGATCCTGGCCGACGTCGATCCGAGCCCGGTCGAGCTCGGCGTCAAGTTCACCGCCTCCACCGCCGGTACGGTGACCGCGATCCGCTACTACAAGAGCGCCCTGGACAGCGGCACGCATGTCGGCTCGCTGTGGACGTCCACGGGAACCCGATTGGCGCAGGTCACCTTCACCGGCGAGACCAATTCCGGCTGGCAGCAAGCGACGCTGGCGACACCCGTGCCGCTCACGGCGGGCACGACCTACGTCGTCTCGTACCATTCCAACGGGCGCTATCCGGCCACGGCGAACTTCTTCAACAGCGCCCATACGAACGGGCCACTGACCGCCCCGTCGAGCGGTTCGTCGGGCGGCAACGGCGTCTATCTCTACGGCTCGGGCGGGTTCCCGACGCAGACCTACAGCGCGACGAACTATTGGGCCGACATCGTCTTCGTCCCGGCGGCGGGCAGCAACCAGCCGCCGGTCGCGGTGAACGACGGCGGCTTCACGACGTCGCAGAACACGCCGCTGGCTCTGTCGACGGCCACGCTGCTCGCCAACGACAGCGATCCGGATGACGACCCACTCACCGTCACCGGCGTCTCGGCGCCGTCGAACGGAACGGTGTCGCTCAATTCCGGCACGGTCACGTTCACGCCGGCGACCGGCTATTCGGGGCCTGCCGGCTTTACCTACACGATCTCCGATGGCCAGGGCGGTTCGGCGTCGGCCACGGTGTCGCTGACCGTCTCGCCGGCGCCGAACCAGCCGCCGGTTGCGGTGAACGACAGCGGCTTCACCACACCGCAGGACACGCCGCTGGCCCTGTCGACCGGGTTGCTGCTCGCCAACGACAGCGACCCGGACGGCGACCCGCTGACCGTCACCGCCGTTTCGGCGCCGTCGAACGGCTCTGTCTCGCTCAGTTCCGGCACGGTCACGTTCACGCCGGCGACCGGCTATACGGGCCCTGCCGGCTTCACCTACGCGATCTCGGACGGGCGCGGCGGCACGGCATCGGCCACGGTGGCGCTGACGGTAACGACGGTTACACCGCCGGGCGAAGGCATCAGCCTGTTCGCGCCGACCGACACCCCCGCGATCCTCGCCGACGTCGATCCCAGCCCGGTCGAGCTCGGCGTCAAGTTCACCACGTCCACCGCCGGTACGGTGACCGCGATCCGCTATTACAAGAGCGCCCTGGACACCGGCACGCATGTCGGCTCGCTGTGGACAGCTGGCGGAACGCGGCTGGCGCAGGTCATCTTCACCGGCGAGACCTCATCGGGCTGGCAGCAGGCGACGCTGGCGAGCCCGGTGCCGCTCACGGCGGGAACGACCTACGTCGTCTCGTACCATTCCAACGGACGCTATCCGGCCACGGCAAACTTCTTCAACGGAGCACACACGAACGGGCCTCTGACCGCCCCGTCGAGCGGTTCGTCGGGAGGCAACGGGGTCTATCTCTATGGTTCGGGCGGGTTCCCGACGCAGACCTACAACGCCACGAACTATTGGGCCGACATCGTCTTCGTCCCGGCGGTAGGCAGCAACCAGCCGCCGGTCGCGGTGAACGACAGCGGCTTCACGACGGCTCAGAACACGCCGCTGGCTCTGTCGACGGCGACGCTGCTCGCCAACGACAGCGATCCGGACGGCGACCCCCTTACCGTCACCGGCGTCTCGGCGCCGTCGAACGGCACGGTGTCGCTCAACTCCGGCACGGTCACGTTCACGCCGGCGACCGGCTATTCCGGGCCTGCCGGCTTCACCTACACGATCTCCGACGGCCAGGGCGGTTCGGCGTCGGCCACCGTGTCGCTGACCGTCTCGCCGGCCGCCAACCAGCCACCGGTCGCGGTGAACGACAGCGGCTTCACGACGTCGCAGGACACGCCACTGGCGTTGTCGACCGCGCTGCTGCTGGCCAACGACAGCGATCCGGACGGCGACCCGCTGACCGTCACCGGCGTCTCGGCGCCGTCGAACGGCTCTGTCTCGCTCAATTCCGGCACGGTCACGTTCACGCCGGCGACCGGCTATACGGGCCCCGCCGGCTTCACCTACGCGATCTCCGACGGGCGCGGCGGCACGGCATCGGCCACGGTGTCGCTGACCGTCTCGCCGGCCCCGAACCAGCCGCCGGTGGCGGTGAACGACAGCGGCTTCGCAACGCCGCAGGATACGCCGCTGGCGTTGTTGACCGCGTTGCTGCTTGCCAACGACAGCGATCCGGACGGCGACCCGCTCACGGTCACTGGCGTCTCGGCGCCGTCGAACGGCACGGTGTCGCTCAATTCCGGCACGGTCACCTTCACCCCGACGACCGGCTATACAGGGCCTGCCGGCTTCACATACGCGATCTCCGACGGGCGCGGCGGCTCGGCATCGGCAACGGTGGCACTGACAGTGACGACGGTAACGCCGCCGGTTGAGGGCGTCAGCCTGTTCGCGCCGACCGATACCCCCGCCATCCTGTCCGCCAACGATCCGAGTCCGGTCGAACTCGGCGTCAAGTTCACCACGTCAACCGCAGGGGCGGTGACCGCCATCCGCTACTACAAGGGGACACAGGATACCGGCGCGCATATCGGCTCGCTGTGGACATCCACGGGAACGCGACTGGCGCAGATCACCTTTACCGGAGAAAGCAGTTCTGGCTGGCAGCAGGCGACGCTGGCGAGCCCGGTATCGCTGACGGCGGGCGCGACCTACGTCGTCTCGTATCATTCCAACGGGGGCTACGCCGCCACGCTCAACTATTTCACGACGGCGCGTACGAGCGGGCCACTGACCGCCCCGTCGAGCGGGTCGTCAGGCGGCAACGGCGTCTATCTCTACGGTTCGGGAGGGTTCCCGACGCAGACCTACAACGCGACGAACTATTGGGTGGACGTGGTTTTCGAACAGAGTTCGAGCCAGAGCGCGAGCCTGGAGTGA
- a CDS encoding LysR family transcriptional regulator, whose product MRLLVRHGCVLLGRYGQFLMDLNLREISYFLKVTELGSLGSAAAALAISQPALSRALKRLENRLGGELFVRHTLGVDLTAFGEAFVPHARILRADADRTIADLNLLKGAARGVARVGIVPSAASFVLPPVFERALRRAPEIEIHVVEAPSMQLAAELEHGNIDFAIASALPTQNTETITVSDLLREQMFVVARCSHPLAGGDPCTVDDLMRFPWIVPERGNAILLELRKMFMRGGVEPPRASVASNSVHTLKLTVASSDFLTMLPAMAFRHEEEQGLLAPVRIELPDMFRDLCVLRRAARPLLPAANLVLSEIRDLVTSGKGALQEPLVRPDKPLLTQPKERGPGVSYVNGLPHAGPR is encoded by the coding sequence ATGCGGCTGCTCGTCAGGCACGGTTGCGTTTTGCTTGGGCGATACGGACAATTCCTTATGGATCTGAATCTGCGCGAAATCTCCTATTTCCTGAAAGTTACGGAACTCGGCAGCCTGGGAAGCGCGGCCGCGGCGCTCGCCATCAGCCAACCGGCCCTCAGCCGGGCGCTGAAACGGCTCGAGAACCGTCTGGGTGGCGAGCTGTTCGTGCGCCATACGCTTGGCGTGGACCTCACCGCGTTCGGTGAGGCGTTCGTGCCGCATGCGCGGATCCTGCGCGCTGACGCCGACCGCACCATCGCCGACCTGAACCTGCTGAAGGGCGCCGCGCGTGGCGTCGCGCGGGTGGGGATCGTGCCCAGCGCGGCGAGCTTCGTGCTGCCGCCTGTGTTCGAGCGCGCCCTGCGACGGGCGCCGGAGATCGAGATCCATGTCGTCGAAGCGCCAAGCATGCAGCTCGCCGCGGAACTCGAGCACGGCAACATCGATTTCGCTATCGCCAGCGCGCTGCCAACCCAAAACACCGAAACGATCACCGTCAGCGATCTGCTGAGGGAACAGATGTTCGTGGTCGCGCGCTGCAGCCATCCCCTGGCGGGGGGCGATCCGTGCACGGTCGACGACCTCATGCGCTTTCCCTGGATCGTACCCGAGAGGGGCAACGCCATCCTGCTTGAGCTTCGCAAGATGTTCATGCGCGGCGGCGTCGAGCCACCGCGCGCCAGCGTGGCGTCCAATTCCGTCCACACACTGAAACTGACGGTCGCCTCGTCGGATTTCCTTACAATGCTGCCGGCCATGGCATTTCGCCACGAGGAAGAGCAAGGGCTGCTCGCGCCGGTCAGGATCGAGCTTCCGGACATGTTTCGCGACCTCTGCGTCCTGCGCCGCGCCGCACGCCCGCTGTTGCCGGCGGCGAATCTCGTTCTGTCCGAGATCCGAGACCTGGTCACCTCCGGCAAGGGGGCGCTGCAGGAGCCCCTAGTGCGGCCGGACAAGCCCCTTCTGACCCAACCCAAGGAACGCGGGCCGGGCGTCTCCTACGTCAACGGCCTGCCGCACGCCGGCCCGCGCTGA